In the genome of cyanobacterium endosymbiont of Braarudosphaera bigelowii, one region contains:
- the serA gene encoding phosphoglycerate dehydrogenase has product MAKVLVSDLIDQTGIDILSQVAQVDIKIGLTLDELIKIIPEYSALMVRSSTYVTKEVITAGNQLKIIGRAGVGVDNIDIASATRQGVLVVNSPEGNTIAAAEHTLAMMLSLSRHIPQANQSIKDNKWNRKSFVGAEVYKKTLGIIGLGKIGSHVANIAKSMGMKLLAYDPFISNERAEQLGCVLVELDMLFAESDYITLHIPKTPETAHIINKKALSKMKSTVRIVNCSRGGIIDEDALAEAIITRKVAGAALDVFEKEPLDNSKLTSLDNIILTPHLGASTAEAQINVAVDVAEQIRDVLLGLPARSAINIPGFAPDLIEKMRPYLQLAETLGNLAGQLGGGRIERLTVRLQGELATMQSQPIVVASIKGLLSHALRERVNYVNAAIEAKERGIRVIETRDASICDYAASLHLSVQGSLGEHSVTGTLLSDGEIRITDMDFFPINVLPSNYMLFTVHRDMPGIIGKIGSLLGDFNVNIASMQVGRRIVRGDAVMAISLDDPLPDGLLLEIMKVKGIRDAYTVKL; this is encoded by the coding sequence ATGGCAAAAGTTCTTGTTTCAGATCTTATTGATCAAACCGGTATCGATATTCTCTCCCAAGTAGCCCAAGTAGATATAAAAATAGGATTAACATTAGATGAATTAATTAAAATTATTCCTGAATATAGTGCTTTAATGGTACGCTCAAGTACCTATGTAACAAAAGAAGTTATTACTGCAGGCAATCAACTAAAGATAATTGGGAGAGCAGGTGTTGGAGTAGATAACATTGATATTGCTTCTGCCACTCGGCAGGGTGTTTTAGTAGTAAATTCTCCAGAAGGTAACACTATCGCAGCAGCAGAGCATACTTTAGCAATGATGTTGTCCCTGTCACGACATATTCCTCAAGCAAATCAGTCTATAAAGGATAATAAATGGAACCGTAAATCTTTTGTTGGTGCAGAAGTATATAAAAAAACTTTAGGAATTATTGGACTTGGGAAAATTGGTTCACATGTGGCAAATATTGCTAAATCCATGGGTATGAAATTACTAGCTTATGATCCTTTTATTTCTAATGAAAGAGCCGAACAATTAGGATGTGTTTTAGTTGAACTTGATATGCTTTTTGCAGAATCTGATTATATTACTTTACACATTCCAAAAACCCCTGAGACAGCACATATTATTAATAAAAAAGCTTTATCTAAGATGAAATCTACAGTTCGTATTGTCAATTGTTCAAGAGGAGGAATAATTGATGAAGATGCTTTAGCTGAAGCGATTATTACAAGAAAAGTTGCTGGAGCAGCCTTAGACGTATTTGAGAAAGAACCACTAGATAATTCTAAGCTTACAAGTTTAGATAATATTATTTTAACTCCCCACTTAGGTGCATCTACAGCTGAAGCTCAAATTAATGTTGCAGTTGACGTTGCTGAACAAATTCGTGATGTTTTGCTTGGTTTACCAGCTAGATCTGCAATTAATATTCCAGGATTCGCTCCTGATCTAATAGAAAAAATGCGTCCCTATCTACAGTTAGCTGAGACACTAGGCAACTTAGCTGGACAGTTGGGAGGAGGACGCATTGAAAGGTTAACGGTCCGTTTACAGGGAGAGTTAGCGACTATGCAAAGTCAACCTATAGTGGTTGCATCAATCAAAGGGCTTCTTTCTCACGCTCTAAGGGAGCGTGTAAATTATGTTAATGCTGCTATTGAAGCTAAAGAAAGAGGAATTCGTGTTATAGAAACTCGTGATGCTTCAATATGTGATTATGCTGCTTCTTTACATCTTTCTGTTCAGGGCTCTTTAGGAGAACATTCAGTGACAGGAACATTGTTAAGTGATGGAGAAATTCGTATTACTGATATGGATTTCTTCCCTATTAATGTACTTCCTAGTAATTATATGTTATTCACTGTTCATCGTGATATGCCAGGAATAATTGGAAAAATTGGCTCATTATTAGGCGATTTTAACGTTAACATAGCTAGTATGCAGGTAGGACGTAGAATTGTACGAGGAGATGCAGTTATGGCTATTAGCCTAGACGATCCTTTGCCTGACGGTTTATTATTAGAGATCATGAAAGTTAAGGGTATTCGAGACGCTTACACAGTTAAACTTTGA
- a CDS encoding MotA/TolQ/ExbB proton channel family protein has product MNIPDIMAKGGIAMWPLLFLSILALSTIIERSFFWIRFLSKEKQIIKIILKTASYDWDAVSKIAQNYSKYPIGNFLYISLKLDNPDPEVFHLAMESSADDELTLMRQGDKVLEGIIALSPLLGLLGTVLGLISSLGNIQISDLGTSSARGVTLGIGEALISTATGLIIAITSLTFYRIFQSLWFNQVRVFRKIGSELELIYQQHWLKINSSNSKNLHETCNE; this is encoded by the coding sequence ATGAACATCCCAGATATTATGGCAAAGGGTGGAATTGCCATGTGGCCTTTACTTTTTTTATCAATATTGGCCTTAAGTACAATTATTGAACGTTCATTTTTTTGGATCAGATTCTTGTCTAAAGAAAAGCAAATTATTAAGATTATTCTTAAAACTGCTTCTTATGATTGGGATGCTGTTTCAAAAATTGCTCAAAACTATAGCAAGTATCCTATTGGTAATTTTCTTTATATTTCTTTAAAGTTGGACAATCCAGATCCTGAAGTTTTTCATTTAGCTATGGAATCGTCAGCAGATGATGAACTAACATTAATGAGACAGGGCGATAAAGTTTTAGAAGGAATTATAGCTTTATCTCCTTTACTAGGACTTTTAGGAACTGTTTTAGGATTAATTAGTTCTTTAGGGAACATACAAATTAGTGACCTGGGGACTTCTTCTGCAAGAGGTGTAACTCTTGGAATTGGTGAAGCATTAATTTCGACTGCTACTGGATTAATTATTGCCATTACTAGCCTAACTTTTTATCGAATTTTTCAATCGCTTTGGTTTAATCAAGTTCGAGTTTTCAGAAAAATAGGTAGTGAATTGGAATTAATTTATCAGCAACATTGGCTCAAAATTAATTCTAGTAATTCTAAAAACTTACATGAGACTTGCAACGAATAA
- a CDS encoding ExbD/TolR family protein, whose translation MSNNKNSRTKKYNSLISSHSLKSKLFSSQEQEVRIDMLPMIDVIFCILTFFILGIVGLSRQQSINLDLPQASSAKPQIQKTMIVSLNNSNQLYVDERLITHNQLFDSIKTYREFNPKGLVVLRASKQSSYNEVVQVLDILKEVGEENVALATSFKEKEILMNKDESLLNSNFSK comes from the coding sequence ATGTCAAACAACAAAAACTCCCGAACTAAAAAATATAATAGTCTAATTAGCTCTCATTCATTAAAATCCAAACTATTTTCTTCTCAGGAACAAGAAGTTCGGATCGATATGTTACCAATGATAGATGTGATTTTTTGTATTTTAACTTTTTTTATTTTAGGTATAGTTGGACTTTCTCGACAGCAGTCCATCAATCTAGATTTACCTCAAGCTAGTTCAGCTAAACCTCAAATACAAAAAACAATGATAGTTAGCTTGAATAATTCCAATCAACTGTATGTCGACGAAAGGTTAATTACACATAATCAACTATTTGATTCTATTAAAACTTATCGGGAATTTAATCCTAAAGGATTAGTAGTTCTTCGGGCATCTAAACAATCAAGTTATAATGAAGTTGTACAAGTTTTAGATATTTTAAAAGAAGTAGGAGAAGAGAATGTCGCTTTAGCTACTTCTTTCAAAGAAAAAGAAATATTGATGAATAAAGATGAATCTTTGCTGAATTCTAATTTTTCCAAATAA
- a CDS encoding extracellular solute-binding protein, with product MPTRRSFLKIIELLAIGQLVSGCNKSDADLTISLLKGSVPPQSLKLFNQYFASNTSFDFQSRGQLIELFSLLEYWQSKQKKHINNSWPKVSILGSQKPYISDLLTLGDSWLTQAIQKDLIQPIAIDNWHNWHKLPSYWQNLVIRDQSGNLNRDGFIWGAPYRWGTTLIAYRIDKLNWDIKDWDDLWNPKLQNRISLIDQPREVIGFTLKKLGKSYNTKNIRGIPQLKSELRALDKQIKYYNSQYYLQPLLMGEAWASVGWSNDIIPILARNRNIKAIVPASGTSLWSDVWVVPKKNNISELSDTAQKWIDFCWQPEMADLISLFTNASSPMINNLDTEQLSPEIVSNPLLYLQTKTFDKCDFIKPLSKQDQKDYIELWSKIKSVK from the coding sequence ATGCCCACTCGTCGTTCTTTCCTCAAGATAATTGAACTTTTAGCTATAGGACAACTGGTATCAGGGTGTAATAAATCAGATGCTGATTTAACGATTTCTCTATTAAAAGGTTCAGTTCCTCCTCAGTCATTAAAGCTATTTAACCAATATTTCGCTTCTAATACTTCTTTTGATTTTCAGTCTAGAGGACAGTTAATAGAATTATTTAGTTTATTAGAATATTGGCAAAGTAAACAAAAAAAACATATTAATAATAGCTGGCCTAAAGTTTCTATTTTAGGTTCACAAAAACCTTATATAAGCGATTTGCTAACATTAGGGGATTCTTGGTTAACTCAAGCTATTCAAAAAGATTTAATTCAACCTATAGCTATAGATAATTGGCACAATTGGCATAAATTACCATCCTATTGGCAAAATTTAGTAATAAGAGATCAAAGTGGAAATTTGAATAGAGATGGGTTTATTTGGGGAGCACCTTATCGATGGGGAACAACTTTAATAGCTTATCGAATTGATAAATTAAACTGGGATATTAAAGATTGGGACGATCTATGGAATCCAAAGTTACAAAATCGCATTTCTTTAATTGATCAGCCTCGAGAAGTAATTGGTTTTACCCTTAAAAAATTGGGTAAATCTTATAACACTAAAAATATAAGGGGTATTCCTCAACTTAAATCAGAATTGAGGGCTTTAGATAAACAAATCAAGTATTATAACTCTCAATACTACTTACAGCCTTTGTTGATGGGAGAAGCTTGGGCAAGTGTTGGTTGGTCAAACGATATTATTCCAATACTTGCTAGAAATCGCAATATTAAAGCTATAGTTCCAGCATCTGGAACTTCTTTATGGTCAGATGTTTGGGTTGTGCCTAAAAAAAATAATATATCAGAATTATCAGATACGGCTCAAAAATGGATCGATTTTTGTTGGCAACCTGAAATGGCAGATCTAATTTCATTATTTACAAATGCTTCTTCTCCTATGATCAATAATCTTGATACTGAACAACTTTCCCCTGAAATTGTTAGCAATCCTTTATTATATCTTCAAACTAAAACCTTTGATAAATGTGACTTTATAAAACCTCTATCAAAACAGGATCAAAAGGATTATATCGAGCTTTGGTCAAAAATTAAAAGCGTTAAATAA
- a CDS encoding TRAP transporter substrate-binding protein, giving the protein MKRRHFISNTALGTTVATALGSCTSNSIQRSNYDISLPFVHWKMQTSWPRSLDTIFGGAQTICDRVNGMSGGKFVITPYASGEIVPGLEVLDAVQQGTVECGHSSSYYYIGKNSTLGFGTSMPFGFNAQQQNAWLYHGGGLEAMNRVYSDFNIINFPAGNTGAQMGGWYKQEVKSVNDLKGLKMRIPGLGGQVMSRLGVNVQVLPGGEIFLALDTGAIDAAEWIGPYDDQKLGLNKAASYYYYPGWWELGATLDLQINKDAWRKLPKEYQYILKAATIEANSNMLSRYDAQNRIALQSLLREGTILVPYSKEIMQAARKESFELYEENASKNKMFREVYRSWNKFREEISQWNRINELSYGNFISEL; this is encoded by the coding sequence ATGAAACGTCGCCATTTTATTAGTAATACTGCATTAGGTACAACTGTTGCAACTGCTTTAGGATCTTGTACGAGTAATTCTATTCAAAGAAGCAATTATGATATTTCATTGCCTTTTGTGCATTGGAAAATGCAGACTAGTTGGCCCAGATCATTAGATACAATTTTTGGTGGAGCACAAACTATCTGTGACCGTGTTAATGGCATGAGTGGGGGAAAATTTGTCATCACACCATATGCTAGTGGAGAAATTGTGCCAGGATTGGAAGTTTTAGATGCTGTTCAACAAGGTACGGTAGAATGTGGTCATTCTTCAAGTTATTACTACATAGGGAAGAACTCTACTTTAGGTTTTGGAACATCTATGCCTTTTGGTTTTAATGCACAGCAACAAAATGCTTGGCTTTATCATGGAGGTGGCTTGGAGGCTATGAATAGAGTCTATTCAGACTTTAACATCATTAATTTCCCTGCTGGGAATACAGGGGCACAAATGGGTGGATGGTACAAGCAAGAGGTAAAATCTGTAAATGATTTAAAAGGTCTAAAAATGAGAATTCCTGGACTAGGAGGTCAGGTTATGTCTCGTTTGGGTGTTAATGTGCAAGTTTTACCTGGAGGTGAAATTTTCCTTGCGTTAGATACTGGAGCTATAGATGCTGCAGAATGGATTGGTCCTTATGATGATCAAAAACTGGGTTTAAACAAAGCAGCTTCTTATTACTACTATCCTGGTTGGTGGGAGTTAGGGGCAACTTTAGATTTGCAAATTAATAAAGATGCTTGGAGAAAATTGCCAAAGGAATATCAATATATTTTGAAAGCTGCAACAATAGAGGCAAATTCTAATATGTTAAGTAGATACGATGCCCAAAATCGGATTGCACTACAGTCTCTATTAAGAGAAGGAACTATTTTAGTTCCTTATTCTAAAGAAATTATGCAAGCGGCTAGAAAAGAATCGTTTGAATTATATGAAGAGAATGCAAGTAAAAATAAAATGTTTAGAGAAGTATACAGATCATGGAATAAATTTAGGGAAGAAATTTCTCAGTGGAATAGAATTAATGAATTAAGTTATGGAAATTTTATTTCCGAACTTTAG
- the bchI gene encoding magnesium chelatase ATPase subunit I gives MTLPLPSPLKNHRAAFPFTAIIGQDEMKLALMLNIIDPKIGGVMIMGDRGTGKSTTIRALADLLPEIEVVENDPFNSHPTDPDLMGDNARQTLQKDGSLVTISQKVTMVDLPLGATEDRVCGTIDIEKALSEGVKAFEPGLLAKANRGILYVDEVNLLDDHLVDVLLDSAASGWNTVEREGISIRHPARFVLVGSGNPEEGELRPQLLDRFGMHAEIRTVKDSFLRVEIVEQRTQFDSEPQKFCEAHQVRQEELQKTLVKAQNLLPLVEIDRDLQVKISQVCSELDVDGLRGDIVVNRASKALAALEKRKNVTIEDISSIIVLCLRHRLRKDPLETIDSGYKVKKIFNQIFGIESEEN, from the coding sequence ATGACCCTACCTCTACCATCACCTTTAAAGAATCATCGCGCCGCTTTTCCCTTTACAGCCATTATTGGGCAAGATGAAATGAAACTAGCCTTGATGCTTAATATTATTGATCCAAAAATTGGGGGTGTTATGATCATGGGTGATCGTGGCACTGGAAAATCTACTACTATCAGAGCCCTTGCAGACTTACTTCCTGAAATAGAAGTCGTAGAAAATGATCCGTTTAACTCTCATCCTACTGACCCTGACCTTATGGGTGATAATGCTCGTCAAACTCTCCAAAAAGATGGTTCACTAGTAACTATCTCTCAGAAAGTTACTATGGTAGATTTACCACTCGGTGCTACAGAAGATCGTGTATGTGGCACTATAGATATTGAAAAGGCTTTATCAGAAGGAGTAAAAGCTTTTGAGCCAGGATTACTAGCTAAAGCTAATCGTGGCATTCTTTATGTAGACGAAGTTAATTTACTTGATGATCACTTGGTTGATGTATTACTTGATTCAGCTGCTAGTGGATGGAATACAGTAGAAAGAGAGGGTATCTCTATTAGACATCCAGCTCGTTTTGTATTAGTAGGTTCAGGAAATCCAGAAGAAGGCGAATTAAGACCACAGTTACTTGACAGATTTGGGATGCATGCTGAAATTCGCACAGTTAAAGACTCTTTTTTACGAGTAGAAATAGTAGAACAAAGGACTCAATTTGATAGTGAGCCTCAAAAATTTTGTGAAGCTCATCAAGTTAGACAAGAAGAATTACAAAAAACTTTAGTAAAAGCTCAAAATTTATTACCACTTGTTGAAATCGATCGCGACTTACAAGTAAAAATTTCTCAAGTCTGTTCCGAATTAGATGTTGATGGATTAAGAGGAGATATAGTTGTTAATCGTGCTTCAAAAGCATTGGCAGCACTTGAAAAGCGTAAAAATGTCACAATAGAAGATATCAGCTCAATAATCGTACTCTGTCTTCGCCATAGACTTCGAAAAGATCCCTTAGAAACAATAGACTCAGGTTATAAGGTTAAAAAGATTTTTAATCAAATATTTGGTATTGAATCAGAAGAGAATTAA
- the gloA gene encoding lactoylglutathione lyase: MHLLHTMLRVKDLEESLSFYCDILEMKLIKRKDYPEGEFTLAFVGYSQESNSTLIELTHNWKPTNYNLGNAYGHIAIGVNNIYSTCNAIKQKGWNVTREPGPMKYGNTVIAFIVDPNGYAIELIQIEN; the protein is encoded by the coding sequence ATGCATCTTCTCCATACGATGTTACGAGTTAAGGATCTAGAAGAATCTTTAAGCTTTTACTGCGACATTCTAGAAATGAAATTAATTAAAAGAAAAGATTATCCGGAAGGAGAATTCACCCTTGCTTTTGTAGGGTATTCTCAAGAGTCTAACTCAACATTAATTGAATTAACACATAATTGGAAACCTACAAATTATAATTTAGGTAATGCATATGGACATATCGCAATTGGTGTTAATAATATCTATTCTACCTGTAACGCAATTAAGCAAAAAGGGTGGAATGTTACTAGAGAACCTGGACCCATGAAATATGGAAATACAGTCATTGCATTTATCGTAGATCCCAATGGTTATGCAATTGAGTTAATTCAGATAGAAAATTGA
- the ubiE gene encoding bifunctional demethylmenaquinone methyltransferase/2-methoxy-6-polyprenyl-1,4-benzoquinol methylase UbiE, whose translation MDNISYSATDVQNIFNNIAPVYDELNTLLSMGQHKIWKQMAVKWSEPSLGNLGLDVCCGSGDLTKLLARKIGKTGKVIGVDFSKELLTIASQRNHKYYPSLSVEWMLGDALNLPFEDNTFDCVTMGYGLRNIIDIPRCLRELHRILKPCSKVAILDFQRPSNAWQQIFQKLYLDSFVVPVAKHFKLEKEYSYIMPSLEKFPSGKRQVKLALEAGFDTSVYYSIAGGMMGVLVGTKKYL comes from the coding sequence ATGGATAACATCTCATATTCTGCTACTGATGTTCAAAATATTTTTAATAATATTGCCCCTGTTTACGATGAACTTAATACTTTGTTAAGTATGGGTCAACATAAGATATGGAAACAAATGGCAGTAAAATGGAGTGAACCAAGTTTAGGTAATTTAGGTTTAGATGTTTGTTGCGGCAGTGGTGATTTGACTAAGTTATTGGCTCGAAAAATTGGTAAAACAGGAAAAGTAATAGGAGTTGATTTTTCTAAAGAACTATTAACAATCGCTTCTCAACGTAATCATAAATATTATCCATCCTTATCTGTAGAATGGATGCTAGGAGATGCTTTAAATTTACCATTTGAAGATAATACTTTTGATTGTGTTACCATGGGGTACGGTCTAAGAAATATTATTGACATTCCTCGTTGTTTACGAGAACTACACCGTATTCTTAAACCTTGTTCTAAAGTTGCTATTTTAGATTTTCAGCGTCCATCTAATGCTTGGCAACAAATATTTCAAAAATTGTATCTTGATAGCTTTGTTGTTCCTGTAGCAAAACATTTCAAACTAGAAAAAGAATATAGTTATATTATGCCTAGCTTAGAAAAATTTCCATCAGGGAAAAGGCAAGTTAAATTAGCTCTTGAAGCTGGATTTGATACTTCGGTTTACTATTCTATTGCTGGAGGTATGATGGGAGTTTTAGTAGGGACTAAAAAGTACTTATAG
- a CDS encoding DUF445 domain-containing protein produces the protein MILFDTSSLDLFTISSVIVPPLAGTIIGYFTNDIAIKMLFRPYKAIYIGKFRLPFTPGLIPRNQKRLAKKVSDTIMGSLLTPEELQKLVGRLLKAERAKIAILWLLNLAIQQIKEDKQQKTAKILSEILRNLFNESLPRLLELLARRQDLLEDQINQIFDKIILDFQFSDNQANQFADWLLEKVASPNTLRETLIEFLSEKNIQTIDEGIKEKTSGSYWFIANFFGVSDTLLKLKNFCLEEKEVANARLEELLLSLEIRNQLKEWLKNFSLRNLPVSTIKELRKTNRETIQKYIQKSGTRFIQDFGTTVNWEQLSILIINRIQNSTMLNTSLETVSQELALVLEKYLEKNLETIVLQTIPIMSIDQIIIDRIKATSSKNLEIAVQGIVQNELQAIVNLGGVLGFIVGVFQTFIILLK, from the coding sequence ATGATTTTATTTGATACTTCTTCTCTTGATCTATTTACTATCTCTAGTGTTATTGTTCCACCATTAGCAGGAACAATTATTGGTTATTTCACTAATGACATTGCAATTAAGATGTTGTTTAGGCCTTACAAAGCAATCTATATCGGTAAATTTCGCTTGCCATTTACCCCTGGATTAATACCTCGCAATCAAAAGAGATTAGCTAAAAAGGTTTCAGATACCATAATGGGATCTTTATTAACTCCAGAAGAATTACAAAAACTGGTGGGACGTTTACTAAAGGCTGAGAGAGCTAAAATAGCAATTTTATGGTTACTAAATCTTGCTATCCAACAAATAAAAGAAGATAAACAGCAGAAAACAGCCAAGATACTATCAGAAATTTTAAGAAATTTATTTAACGAATCATTACCTCGTTTACTAGAACTCTTAGCACGACGTCAAGATCTCTTAGAAGATCAAATCAATCAAATTTTTGACAAAATAATATTAGATTTTCAATTTTCTGATAATCAAGCTAATCAGTTCGCTGATTGGTTACTAGAAAAAGTAGCTTCTCCTAATACTCTTCGAGAAACATTAATTGAATTTCTCTCCGAAAAGAATATTCAGACTATCGATGAAGGTATCAAAGAAAAGACTAGCGGTTCTTATTGGTTCATAGCTAATTTTTTTGGGGTTAGTGATACTTTGCTAAAATTGAAAAATTTTTGTTTAGAAGAGAAAGAAGTAGCCAATGCACGTCTTGAAGAACTACTACTTTCTTTGGAAATACGAAATCAATTAAAAGAATGGTTAAAAAACTTTTCTCTACGCAATCTTCCTGTCTCAACTATTAAAGAGTTAAGAAAAACTAACCGTGAAACTATTCAAAAGTATATTCAAAAAAGTGGTACTAGATTCATACAAGATTTTGGTACAACAGTTAATTGGGAGCAATTATCAATATTAATAATTAATCGTATTCAAAACTCAACTATGTTAAATACTTCTCTTGAAACTGTAAGTCAAGAGTTGGCACTGGTTTTAGAGAAGTACCTCGAAAAGAATTTAGAGACAATTGTTCTTCAGACTATTCCTATCATGTCTATTGATCAAATAATTATTGATAGGATTAAGGCTACATCTTCCAAAAACTTAGAAATAGCAGTACAAGGAATTGTTCAAAATGAATTACAAGCAATAGTTAACTTAGGAGGTGTTTTAGGTTTTATCGTAGGAGTATTTCAGACCTTTATTATCTTATTGAAATAA
- a CDS encoding winged helix-turn-helix domain-containing protein yields MSLFHTAIVEENPHLRSLLSWHLQKSGYATQQYSNLQQARSIFTRKQPALVILDTDISSGDSIELCQWLYQQRQSMILILSDQHEEKKVVRGLNAGADDYLVKPFGVKEFMARVAALTRRIRVASAPLSLNYGDLRIDLVQRRVQLRGNFIDLSPQEFSLLYVLAQVEGNPLSRSELLQKAWPEAIDNPRTIDTHVLSLRKKIDIDSCQPSLIQTVRNVGYRFNSEAVQKISSKHLENLGKNIATLKLNGV; encoded by the coding sequence ATGAGCCTTTTTCATACTGCCATTGTTGAAGAAAATCCTCATCTACGTTCTTTACTAAGTTGGCATTTACAAAAATCTGGTTACGCAACACAACAATATTCAAACTTACAACAAGCTCGTAGTATTTTTACTCGTAAGCAACCAGCTCTAGTTATTTTAGATACAGATATCTCTAGTGGAGATTCAATTGAATTGTGTCAATGGCTTTATCAACAGAGACAATCCATGATTCTTATATTGTCTGATCAACATGAAGAAAAAAAAGTCGTTAGAGGATTGAATGCAGGTGCCGATGATTATTTGGTAAAACCTTTTGGAGTGAAAGAATTTATGGCTAGAGTAGCTGCATTGACTAGACGTATACGTGTTGCTTCTGCACCTTTGTCTTTAAATTATGGCGACTTAAGAATTGATCTTGTCCAAAGGCGTGTACAACTACGAGGAAACTTTATAGACCTTAGTCCACAAGAATTTAGCTTACTTTACGTCCTAGCACAAGTTGAAGGAAATCCTCTCAGTCGTTCAGAACTACTCCAAAAAGCTTGGCCAGAAGCTATAGACAATCCACGCACTATCGACACTCATGTATTATCTTTGCGAAAGAAAATAGATATTGATTCTTGTCAACCTAGCTTAATTCAAACTGTACGTAATGTAGGATATCGTTTTAATTCAGAAGCAGTTCAGAAAATATCATCAAAACATCTTGAAAATCTTGGAAAGAATATTGCTACTTTAAAACTGAATGGGGTGTAA